A stretch of the Nothobranchius furzeri strain GRZ-AD chromosome 5, NfurGRZ-RIMD1, whole genome shotgun sequence genome encodes the following:
- the LOC107378575 gene encoding progranulin, with protein sequence MHSWVVICWTLLVLVGAHECPDGGRCKEGQTCCNSPTNDYKCCPFDQAECCEDHVHCCPADTVCDKETSSCVNKTMSIPWKERTSADHTQISRSFRMIRSSTDNDYETVCSDES encoded by the exons ATGCACAGCTGGGTTGTGATTTGCTGGACTCTCCTGGTCCTGGTTGGTGCTCATGAATGTCCAGATGGAGGAAGgtgcaaagagggtcaaacctgtTGCAACAGCCCCACTAATGACTACAAGTGCTGCCCATTTGATCAG GCTGAATGCTGTGAGGATCATGTCCACTGCTGCCCAGCAGACACGGTCTGTGACAAAGAAACATCCAGCTGTGTGAATAAAACCATGTCCATTCCATGGAAGGAAAGAACATCTGCAGACCACACCCAAATCTCCAGA TCTTTCAGGATGATCAGGAGCTCCACGGACAACGACTATGAAACTGTCTGCTCCGATGAGTCATGA